One Fibrobacter sp. UWB16 DNA window includes the following coding sequences:
- a CDS encoding glycosyltransferase family 2 protein, translating into MTPKVSVILPSYNHEPYVESAVRSVMEQTGIDFELIVIDDGSKDRSPEILKRLSEELGFMFIHRPNKGVVATLNEALLLARGLYVCSFSSDDIMPPDRLKNQSDFLDAHPEAVACFGQVMPLFEDGKLGEMDVRYLRSVPQVTFKESFLGQKALHGCAEMFVREKILAIGGYDNRYYFEDYPLYLKILDHYGPQPVSKDFVCCYYREHGDNLHVNHDRIYGEILRLLAENYSSHPLYKKAVRAWKSNWFSAVAAQSKLKALRLIPRVISLSPRFWFRLPKLFIPRKLLKY; encoded by the coding sequence ATGACTCCAAAAGTTTCTGTAATCTTGCCGAGCTATAATCACGAGCCGTATGTCGAATCGGCTGTCCGTTCTGTGATGGAACAGACGGGTATTGATTTTGAGTTAATCGTCATTGATGATGGCAGCAAGGATCGTTCTCCCGAAATTTTAAAACGACTTTCTGAAGAACTCGGGTTTATGTTTATCCATCGCCCGAATAAAGGTGTTGTCGCCACACTGAATGAGGCGCTTTTGCTTGCTCGTGGGTTGTATGTCTGTTCGTTCTCGTCAGATGATATTATGCCGCCGGACAGGCTTAAGAACCAGAGTGATTTCTTGGATGCTCATCCAGAAGCGGTCGCTTGTTTTGGGCAAGTCATGCCATTATTCGAAGATGGCAAATTGGGTGAAATGGATGTGCGCTATTTGCGAAGTGTACCGCAAGTGACTTTCAAGGAATCGTTCCTTGGGCAAAAGGCTTTGCATGGTTGCGCAGAAATGTTTGTGCGCGAGAAGATTTTAGCCATTGGCGGTTACGACAATCGTTATTATTTTGAAGATTATCCGCTTTACCTTAAAATTCTAGACCATTACGGTCCGCAGCCTGTTTCAAAAGATTTTGTATGCTGCTATTACCGCGAACATGGCGATAATTTGCATGTCAATCATGACCGTATTTATGGAGAAATCCTACGTTTGCTTGCCGAAAACTACAGTTCGCATCCGTTGTATAAAAAGGCTGTGCGAGCCTGGAAATCAAATTGGTTCTCGGCTGTTGCTGCGCAGAGTAAATTGAAGGCGCTTCGCTTGATTCCGAGAGTGATTTCGCTTTCCCCACGTTTTTGGTTCAGGCTTCCAAAACTTTTTATTCCGCGAAAATTATTGAAGTACTAG
- a CDS encoding type II toxin-antitoxin system HicA family toxin → MCKYAEDHGWVKARVSGDHYIYTKPGRQSVPIQRNKHEIEGAYLKRILKQFD, encoded by the coding sequence ATATGCAAATACGCCGAAGATCATGGATGGGTTAAAGCTAGAGTTTCTGGCGATCACTACATCTACACCAAGCCCGGAAGACAATCAGTGCCGATACAAAGAAACAAGCACGAAATCGAGGGAGCATACTTGAAGCGCATTCTAAAGCAATTTGATTAA
- a CDS encoding glycosyltransferase, producing the protein MPAISVIIPLYNTEAYIKDCLDSLVAQTFTDFEAIIIDDGSTDGGARIAASYASSDTRFRLIGQPNKGPSEARNTGLKIMRGEYVTFIDSDDCVTPNYLETLFFIAQLHQADIACCKSQNIDENYVADGNTPNIAVSKLLTAEEAARIALYQDRVPDYSAWNKLYKSSLWKNKFFPAGTIYEDFAVIPEILLAANKVAITKSKLYLYRKRAGSELATQIDRKKIVLLLDIAENVFEAMKPKSKALYKAARSMLVSASFSILMRTQDTEEFAECRQRALKQIRKYRFGTFFDMSIRMRNRMAILISYLPRFLFLKLLKKGLS; encoded by the coding sequence ATGCCAGCCATAAGCGTCATCATCCCGCTGTACAACACCGAGGCATACATCAAGGATTGCCTCGACAGTCTCGTTGCGCAGACTTTTACGGATTTTGAAGCGATCATCATCGATGACGGATCTACCGACGGCGGAGCAAGAATCGCTGCCAGTTACGCCTCTTCGGACACACGCTTTAGGCTCATCGGACAACCGAACAAGGGACCATCCGAAGCCCGCAATACCGGGCTCAAGATTATGCGTGGCGAATACGTCACGTTTATCGATAGCGATGACTGCGTTACCCCAAACTATCTTGAGACGCTCTTTTTCATCGCACAATTGCACCAGGCAGACATTGCATGCTGTAAGAGCCAAAACATCGACGAGAATTATGTCGCCGACGGAAACACGCCAAACATAGCCGTTTCCAAATTGCTCACCGCAGAAGAAGCCGCAAGAATTGCGCTATACCAAGACAGAGTTCCTGACTATTCCGCATGGAACAAGCTGTACAAATCAAGTCTCTGGAAAAACAAGTTTTTCCCAGCCGGAACGATCTACGAAGATTTCGCCGTCATTCCTGAAATTTTGTTAGCCGCCAATAAGGTCGCCATTACAAAATCAAAATTGTACTTATACCGCAAGCGCGCCGGAAGCGAACTTGCCACGCAGATAGACCGTAAAAAGATCGTCCTTTTGCTCGACATTGCCGAAAACGTTTTTGAAGCGATGAAGCCAAAGTCGAAGGCGCTTTACAAGGCCGCCCGTAGCATGCTCGTGAGCGCGAGTTTCAGCATTCTGATGCGCACGCAGGACACCGAAGAATTCGCCGAATGCCGTCAAAGAGCGCTCAAGCAAATTCGCAAATACCGCTTTGGCACATTCTTTGACATGAGCATCCGCATGCGCAACCGCATGGCCATTTTGATTTCGTACCTCCCCCGCTTTTTGTTTCTCAAGCTTTTGAAGAAAGGTCTTTCGTGA
- a CDS encoding type II toxin-antitoxin system HicB family antitoxin has product MDYAAKIEKDKDMGYVVSFPDLPNVNAFGETREEAIKQAKDALDGAMECDLDMGYSFVYPKTMPDADKNLVAIQLSPRIEVAYKIFEARRGKTKAEVAKAAGFTPQAYQRFETPKGTPTVETLYKIAAALGKKLVIKFA; this is encoded by the coding sequence ATGGATTACGCTGCAAAAATTGAAAAAGATAAAGACATGGGATACGTGGTTTCGTTCCCGGACCTACCGAACGTAAACGCATTTGGCGAAACTCGCGAAGAAGCTATTAAGCAGGCAAAGGACGCACTTGATGGAGCAATGGAATGCGACCTTGATATGGGTTATTCGTTCGTTTATCCAAAGACGATGCCTGATGCAGACAAAAACCTTGTCGCCATTCAACTATCCCCAAGAATTGAAGTGGCGTACAAAATTTTTGAAGCCCGCCGTGGCAAAACAAAAGCAGAAGTTGCAAAAGCAGCCGGATTCACACCGCAAGCGTACCAGCGTTTTGAGACCCCCAAAGGCACACCTACCGTAGAAACTCTCTACAAAATTGCAGCGGCACTCGGAAAAAAATTGGTAATCAAATTCGCCTAA
- a CDS encoding PH domain-containing protein: MDNELKLLIGKDEKIIYAGKPNKKCFIFESVFNPLLPFALIWGIIDFGFIGASFSSKDEHIGFFLVPFMLLHLMPVWIYLGGALLSFRRYQNTNYIVTDKAIYASGGVFSKHYNSKPFAELSHVDLHRGIFDQWFGVGDVITTSAQANPVTRNGRMTSTNSGISIDSISNYIEVYNIVKKLQQDVYADVMYPNDLRPRENHGYNTKYRG; the protein is encoded by the coding sequence ATGGACAACGAACTTAAACTGTTAATTGGTAAAGACGAAAAAATCATTTATGCGGGGAAACCCAATAAAAAGTGCTTTATCTTCGAAAGTGTCTTTAACCCGCTACTTCCGTTTGCATTGATTTGGGGCATTATTGATTTTGGTTTTATTGGCGCTTCGTTCTCGTCCAAAGATGAACACATTGGCTTTTTCTTGGTCCCGTTCATGTTGCTCCATCTGATGCCGGTTTGGATTTACCTCGGCGGGGCGCTCTTGTCGTTTAGGCGTTACCAAAATACGAACTATATCGTTACGGACAAAGCTATATATGCGTCTGGCGGAGTCTTCAGCAAACACTACAATTCAAAACCGTTTGCAGAGCTTTCGCACGTTGATTTGCACCGTGGCATTTTTGACCAGTGGTTTGGCGTGGGGGATGTTATCACGACGTCAGCTCAGGCAAATCCTGTAACGCGGAACGGAAGGATGACTTCAACGAATTCTGGAATTTCTATCGATAGCATTTCCAATTACATCGAAGTCTACAACATCGTGAAAAAGCTCCAGCAAGACGTGTATGCCGATGTGATGTACCCGAATGACTTGCGCCCTCGCGAAAATCACGGGTACAATACAAAGTATCGCGGATAG
- a CDS encoding superoxide dismutase — MFKPVNGKFEMPVLPYGMADLAPALSQEAMLFHFGKHLQTYVNNLNAALPGSAFEGKSLEEIVKTADGGVFNNAGQILNHAMYFLQFKAPTMNNVPTGEITKLIARDFGTFEKFQEDFQTKGAGLFGSGWVWLSALDTGKLVITQEGNAQNPITKGLKPLLTFDVWEHAYYIDYRNRRPDYLKSLWSLVNWDVVNERLG; from the coding sequence ATGTTTAAACCAGTCAATGGAAAATTTGAAATGCCAGTGCTTCCGTACGGGATGGCTGATTTGGCTCCTGCATTAAGCCAGGAGGCGATGCTCTTTCATTTTGGCAAGCACTTGCAGACTTACGTGAACAATTTGAACGCTGCACTTCCTGGGAGCGCTTTTGAAGGCAAATCGCTCGAAGAAATCGTAAAGACTGCCGATGGGGGCGTGTTCAACAACGCTGGGCAGATTTTGAACCATGCGATGTATTTTTTGCAGTTCAAGGCACCGACGATGAACAATGTCCCGACGGGTGAAATTACAAAGCTGATTGCTCGCGATTTCGGAACTTTCGAAAAATTCCAGGAAGATTTCCAGACGAAGGGCGCAGGGCTCTTTGGCTCAGGCTGGGTTTGGCTTTCGGCTTTGGATACGGGCAAGCTTGTGATTACGCAAGAGGGCAACGCCCAGAATCCGATTACTAAAGGGTTGAAACCGCTTCTTACGTTCGATGTGTGGGAACACGCCTACTACATTGACTACCGTAACCGTCGTCCGGATTACTTGAAGTCGCTGTGGAGCCTCGTCAACTGGGATGTTGTGAACGAACGCCTCGGCTAA
- a CDS encoding O-antigen translocase, which produces MSSNSVNFWKAFMGSGMVTILNALRVFVVNKLLAVFLPPAAFACVGQFMNFMTIGQATSSLALQNGWVSLSAQNKSNLEQLRGVWRGGFRLTTFASIATFAIALVLCFMLPLEKFFPGIHPRLVQAAVIFALPGVFATNIITITASVMNGLGHYHRWALINMVSSLWQMFWVAFFLYSERLSVLSIVATQSVVAGIFAAQIASRAGFSLSEIRKSALDIRAPWVSYALMGIVPMVLSPVVLTFMRMTIGENLGWDAAGIWQGIWKISDFLTAFFSAILGVIILPKVSAKMVKSEFWNMFRPILLKSMALALVAVLILYFGRSLFVALMLSSAYAGAADYMPMQLLGDFFRVGGWALGLVLIARRETKKFLILEICSELVLASATVAFVKLYEFNGPMMAYALENFLTLVASFILVGCLDWAKTEGSKK; this is translated from the coding sequence ATGAGTTCTAATTCTGTGAATTTCTGGAAAGCGTTTATGGGTTCGGGAATGGTGACGATCCTGAATGCATTGCGTGTTTTTGTCGTGAACAAGCTTTTGGCCGTGTTCCTTCCGCCAGCGGCTTTTGCATGCGTCGGGCAGTTCATGAATTTCATGACGATAGGGCAGGCGACTTCTTCTCTGGCGCTCCAGAATGGCTGGGTAAGCCTCTCGGCGCAGAATAAAAGCAATTTGGAACAGTTGCGCGGTGTGTGGCGTGGCGGTTTTCGCCTGACAACTTTTGCGAGTATTGCGACATTTGCCATTGCTCTTGTCCTTTGCTTTATGCTCCCGCTTGAAAAATTTTTCCCGGGCATTCATCCGCGTCTTGTGCAGGCGGCTGTTATCTTTGCTTTGCCGGGCGTTTTTGCGACAAATATCATTACGATTACAGCTTCGGTGATGAACGGGCTTGGGCATTACCACCGTTGGGCGCTCATCAACATGGTGTCTTCGCTGTGGCAAATGTTCTGGGTCGCTTTCTTTCTTTATTCAGAACGTTTGAGTGTCCTTTCGATTGTTGCAACGCAGTCCGTTGTTGCTGGCATTTTTGCAGCGCAAATTGCATCCCGAGCTGGGTTTAGCTTAAGTGAAATCCGCAAGTCTGCGCTTGATATCCGTGCTCCGTGGGTTTCTTATGCGTTGATGGGTATTGTCCCGATGGTGCTTTCGCCTGTGGTGTTGACGTTCATGCGAATGACCATTGGCGAGAATTTGGGATGGGATGCGGCTGGCATTTGGCAGGGCATCTGGAAAATTTCGGATTTTTTGACGGCGTTTTTCTCGGCGATTCTTGGCGTGATTATCTTGCCGAAGGTCTCTGCGAAAATGGTTAAATCGGAGTTCTGGAACATGTTCCGCCCGATTCTTTTGAAGTCGATGGCGCTTGCGCTTGTGGCGGTTTTGATTCTCTATTTTGGCCGTTCGCTTTTTGTCGCGCTGATGCTTTCTTCGGCGTACGCAGGCGCTGCCGACTATATGCCTATGCAGTTGCTGGGTGATTTTTTCCGTGTGGGCGGATGGGCTCTTGGGCTTGTGCTGATTGCCCGCCGTGAAACAAAAAAATTCCTGATTCTGGAAATTTGTTCTGAACTAGTCCTAGCGAGTGCCACCGTTGCTTTTGTTAAGCTCTATGAATTTAACGGCCCGATGATGGCGTATGCACTCGAAAACTTTTTGACGCTTGTCGCCTCGTTTATTCTTGTCGGTTGTTTGGATTGGGCTAAAACGGAAGGGTCCAAAAAATGA
- a CDS encoding murein L,D-transpeptidase family protein, with protein sequence MLAFLLFSCSPEKESPKIMLTTPIDNILVEKAKRQMHLRNGDVVVKSYRISLGKNPVGAKVKSGDNKTPEGNYTIERHNPKSIFHLSLRISYPNAEQIKAAKEGNYEPGGDIMIHGYPNKIPAFLFKFWHKWKDWTAGCIAVTNDEIEEIYNAVKDGTPITILP encoded by the coding sequence TTGCTAGCATTTCTTTTGTTCTCTTGCTCACCGGAAAAGGAATCACCCAAAATCATGCTCACCACACCCATCGATAACATTCTCGTAGAAAAGGCGAAGCGCCAAATGCACTTGCGCAACGGCGATGTCGTTGTCAAGTCATACAGAATTTCATTGGGTAAGAATCCAGTCGGAGCAAAAGTCAAATCCGGCGACAACAAGACGCCCGAGGGCAACTACACCATCGAGAGACACAATCCCAAAAGCATTTTTCATTTATCGCTGAGAATTTCGTACCCGAATGCAGAACAAATCAAGGCCGCGAAAGAAGGCAACTACGAGCCCGGCGGAGACATCATGATCCACGGCTACCCAAACAAGATTCCAGCGTTTCTCTTTAAATTCTGGCACAAGTGGAAAGACTGGACCGCGGGTTGCATCGCGGTCACGAACGACGAAATCGAAGAAATATACAACGCCGTCAAAGACGGAACACCTATAACAATTCTACCTTAG
- a CDS encoding GNAT family N-acetyltransferase, translated as MDIKVLRATEEWQRAGAYSVRIQAMNRAYHISLRDEFDEHDCDGTKFIVLLDDEYPVATCRFYEIDAKTATIGRVVVMPEYRGQKLGAMAVREAEKWIAECGYKKIVIDSRLEATGFYEKLGYKLIGDQPHRWGVFDCTRMEKTL; from the coding sequence ATGGACATCAAAGTTCTCCGTGCAACAGAAGAATGGCAGCGCGCAGGCGCGTACAGCGTACGCATCCAGGCTATGAACCGAGCATACCATATTTCGCTCCGTGATGAATTCGACGAGCACGATTGCGACGGCACGAAGTTCATCGTTTTACTAGATGATGAATATCCTGTAGCAACGTGCAGATTCTACGAGATTGACGCAAAAACAGCAACAATCGGGCGCGTAGTCGTGATGCCGGAATATCGCGGTCAAAAGCTTGGCGCTATGGCCGTCCGCGAAGCTGAAAAATGGATTGCAGAATGCGGTTACAAAAAGATAGTCATCGACAGCCGTTTGGAAGCCACGGGCTTTTACGAGAAGCTTGGGTACAAACTCATCGGAGATCAGCCGCACCGCTGGGGCGTCTTTGATTGCACCCGCATGGAAAAAACGCTCTAG